The Girardinichthys multiradiatus isolate DD_20200921_A chromosome 24, DD_fGirMul_XY1, whole genome shotgun sequence genome has a window encoding:
- the LOC124861835 gene encoding sodium/potassium-transporting ATPase subunit alpha-1 isoform X2, giving the protein MCSQEGREQYELAATSEQGGKKKGKGKKKEKDMDELKKEVDMDDHRLNLDELQRKYGTDLSNGLSGAKAAEILARDGPNALTPPPTTPEWVKFCKQMFGGFSMLLWTGAVLCFLAYGIQAAMEDEPANDNLYLGVVLSAVVIITGCFSYYQEAKSSKIMDSFKNLVPQQALVVRDGEKKSLNAEDVVVGDLVEVKGGDRIPADLRIISAHGCKVDNSSLTGESEPQTRTPDFSNENPLETRNIAFFSTNCVEGTARGIVISTGDRTVMGRIATLASGLEVGRTPISIEIEHFIHIITGVAVFLGVSFFVLSLILGYTWLEAVIFLIGIIVANVPEGLLATVTVCLTLTAKRMAKKNCLVKNLEAVETLGSTSTICSDKTGTLTQNRMTVAHMWFDNQIHEADTTENQSGTSFDRSSATWAALARVAGLCNRAVFLAEQSNIPILKRDVAGDASESALLKCIELCCGSVAEMRKKTPKISEIPFNSTNKYQLSIHKNPGPDAESKHLLVMKGAPERILDRCATILIQGKEQPLDDEMKDAFQNAYLELGGLGERVLGFCHFSLPDEQFPDDFAFNTEEVNFPIENLCFVGLISMIDPPRAAVPDAVGKCRSAGIKVIMVTGDHPITAKAIAKGVGIISEGNETVEDIAARLNIPINEVNPRDAKACVVHGGDLKDLSPEQLDDILKYHTEIVFARTSPQQKLIIVEGCQRQGAIVAVTGDGVNDSPALKKADIGVAMGIAGSDVSKQAADMILLDDNFASIVTGVEEGRLIFDNLKKSIAYTLTSNIPEITPFLFFIIANIPLPLGTVTILCIDLGTDMVPAISLAYEAAESDIMKRQPRNPKTDKLVNERLISIAYGQIGMIQALAGFFTYFVILAENGFLPSTLVGIRVNWDNKYNNDLEDSYGQQWTYEQRKIVEFTCHTAFFVSIVIVQWADLIICKTRRNSVFQQGMKNKILIFGLFEETALAAFLSYCPGMDVALRMYPLKPNWWFCAFPYSLLIFIYDEIRKLILRRSPGGWVERETYY; this is encoded by the exons ATGTGTTCCCAGGAAGGACGAGAGCAGTATGAGCTGGCTGCCACCTCGGAGCAGGGTGGTAAGAAGAAGGGAAAagggaagaagaaagaaaaggataTGGACGAACTGAAGAAGGAGGTGGACATG GATGATCACAGGCTGAACCTGGACGAGCTCCAGCGCAAATATGGAACAGACCTCAGCAAT GGTTTGAGTGGTGCGAAAGCTGCTGAGATTCTGGCCCGTGATGGGCCAAATGCCCTCACACCTCCTCCCACCACCCCTGAGTGGGTCAAATTCTGCAAACAG ATGTTTGGTGGTTTCTCCATGCTGCTGTGGACTGGAGCTGTCCTCTGTTTCCTGGCTTATGGTATCCAGGCTGCAATGGAAGACGAGCCTGCTAATGACAAT TTGTATTTAGGTGTTGTGCTGTCTGCTGTCGTCATCATCACTGGTTGCTTCTCCTACTATCAAGAGGCCAAGAGCTCCAAGATCATGGACTCCTTCAAGAACCTGGTCCCACAG CAAGCCCTGGTGGTTCGTGACGGTGAGAAGAAGAGCCTTAATGCTGAGGATGTGGTTGTCGGGGATCTGGTTGAGGTGAAAGGTGGAGACCGGATTCCTGCTGATCTCAGGATCATTTCTGCTCACGGCTGCAAG GTGGACAACTCCTCCCTGACTGGTGAATCAGAACCTCAGACTCGTACCCCTGACTTCTCCAACGAGAACCCACTGGAGACCCGGAACATTGCTTTCTTTTCCACCAACTGTGTTGAAG GAACTGCTCGTGGTATCGTGATCAGCACTGGAGACCGTACAGTCATGGGCCGAATCGCCACGCTGGCTTCTGGACTGGAGGTTGGGCGCACTCCCATCTCCATTGAGATCGAGCACTTCATCCACATCATCACTGGTGTTGCCGTCTTCCTGggtgtttctttctttgtgctGTCCCTCATCCTCGGATACACCTGGCTGGAGGCTGTCATCTTCCTCATCGGTATCATCGTAGCCAACGTGCCAGAAGGTCTCCTGGCTACTGTCACC GTGTGTCTGACTCTGACTGCCAAGCGTATGGCCAAGAAGAACTGCCTGGTGAAGAATCTGGAAGCTGTTGAGACTCTGGgctccacctccaccatctgCTCGGACAAAACTGGCACCCTGACCCAGAACAGGATGACCGTGGCCCACATGTGGTTCGACAACCAGATCCACGAAGCTGACACCACGGAGAACCAGAGCGGCACCTCGTTCGACAGGAGTTCGGCCACCTGGGCGGCTCTGGCCAGGGTCGCCGGACTCTGCAACCGAGCCGTCTTCCTGGCTGAGCAGAGCAACATTCCTATTTTGAAG CGAGATGTGGCTGGTGATGCTTCGGAGTCTGCTTTGTTGAAATGCATCGAGCTTTGCTGTGGATCGGTGGCGGAAATGAGAAAGAAGACCCCCAAAATTTCTGAGATCCCATTTAACTCCACCAACAAGTACCAG CTCTCCATTCACAAGAACCCTGGACCTGACGCAGAATCAAAGCACCTGCTAGTGATGAAAGGAGCCCCAGAGAGAATTTTGGACCGCTGCGCCACCATCCTGATCCAGGGCAAAGAGCAGCCTCTGGACGATGAAATGAAAGATGCTTTTCAGAACGCCTACCTGGAACTAGGAGGTCTAGGGGAGAGGGTGCTCGGTTTCTGTCATTTCAGCCTGCCTGATGAGCAGTTCCCAGATGACTTTGCTTTTAACACTGAGGAAGTGAACTTCCCCATCGAGAACCTGTGCTTTGTTGGCCTCATATCTATGATCGATCCTCCTCGTGCTGCCGTGCCTGACGCTGTGGGTAAATGTAGGAGTGCAGGAATCAAG GTTATAATGGTAACAGGTGATCATCCAATCACAGCCAAGGCTATCGCTAAAGGAGTGGGTATTATCTCTGAAGGCAACGAGACCGTTGAGGACATTGCTGCACGTTTAAATATTCCGATCAATGAAGTTAATCCAAG GGATGCCAAGGCTTGCGTTGTACATGGTGGCGACCTGAAGGATCTGTCCCCAGAGCAGCTTGATGACATCTTAAAGTACCACACAGAAATAGTTTTTGCCAGGACCTCCCCGCAGCAGAAACTCATCATTGTCGAGGGCTGTCAGAGACAG GGAGCCATTGTGGCCGTGACGGGTGACGGTGTAAACGACTCTCCAGCTTTGAAGAAAGCTGACATCGGTGTTGCCATGGGTATCGCTGGGTCCGACGTCTCCAAGCAGGCGGCTGACATGATCCTGCTAGACGACAACTTTGCCTCCATTGTTACCGGAGTtgaagaag GTCGTCTGATTTTTGACAACCTGAAGAAATCCATCGCCTACACTCTGACCAGTAACATTCCTGAGATCACCCCGTTCCTCTTCTTCATCATCGCCAACATCCCTCTGCCTCTAGGAACCGTCACCATCCTCTGTATCGATCTGGGAACTGACATG GTTCCTGCCATCTCCCTGGCTTACGAAGCAGCCGAGAGCGACATCATGAAGAGACAGCCCCGAAACccaaaaacagacaaactggTGAACGAGAGACTCATCAGCATCGCATACGGGCAAATCG GAATGATCCAGGCACTGGCGGGCTTCTTCACTTACTTTGTGATCTTAGCTGAAAACGGCTTCCTGCCTTCCACTCTGGTCGGAATACGGGTAAACTGGGATAATAAGTACAACAATGACCTGGAGGACAGCTATGGACAGCAGTGG ACTTACGAGCAGAGAAAGATTGTGGAGTTCACCTGCCACACTGCATTCTTTGTCAGCATTGTCATCGTACAGTGGGCTGATCTGATTATCTGCAagaccaggaggaattctgtctTCCAGCAGGGCATGAA AAATAAGATCCTGATCTTTGGACTGTTTGAGGAGACTGCCCTTGCTGCCTTCCTCTCCTACTGCCCAGGCATGGACGTTGCTCTTAGAATGTATCCTCTCAA ACCCAACTGGTGGTTCTGCGCCTTCCCGTACTCCCTGCTCATCTTTATCTATGATGAAATCCGTAAACTGATCCTCAGACGCAGCCCAGGAG GCTGGGTGGAACGGGAGACCTACTATTGA
- the LOC124861835 gene encoding sodium/potassium-transporting ATPase subunit alpha-1 isoform X1, whose translation MGRGEGREQYELAATSEQGGKKKGKGKKKEKDMDELKKEVDMDDHRLNLDELQRKYGTDLSNGLSGAKAAEILARDGPNALTPPPTTPEWVKFCKQMFGGFSMLLWTGAVLCFLAYGIQAAMEDEPANDNLYLGVVLSAVVIITGCFSYYQEAKSSKIMDSFKNLVPQQALVVRDGEKKSLNAEDVVVGDLVEVKGGDRIPADLRIISAHGCKVDNSSLTGESEPQTRTPDFSNENPLETRNIAFFSTNCVEGMRAGIFQGLQKLVVKFLALIKIKHLIPAGTARGIVISTGDRTVMGRIATLASGLEVGRTPISIEIEHFIHIITGVAVFLGVSFFVLSLILGYTWLEAVIFLIGIIVANVPEGLLATVTVCLTLTAKRMAKKNCLVKNLEAVETLGSTSTICSDKTGTLTQNRMTVAHMWFDNQIHEADTTENQSGTSFDRSSATWAALARVAGLCNRAVFLAEQSNIPILKRDVAGDASESALLKCIELCCGSVAEMRKKTPKISEIPFNSTNKYQLSIHKNPGPDAESKHLLVMKGAPERILDRCATILIQGKEQPLDDEMKDAFQNAYLELGGLGERVLGFCHFSLPDEQFPDDFAFNTEEVNFPIENLCFVGLISMIDPPRAAVPDAVGKCRSAGIKVIMVTGDHPITAKAIAKGVGIISEGNETVEDIAARLNIPINEVNPRDAKACVVHGGDLKDLSPEQLDDILKYHTEIVFARTSPQQKLIIVEGCQRQGAIVAVTGDGVNDSPALKKADIGVAMGIAGSDVSKQAADMILLDDNFASIVTGVEEGRLIFDNLKKSIAYTLTSNIPEITPFLFFIIANIPLPLGTVTILCIDLGTDMVPAISLAYEAAESDIMKRQPRNPKTDKLVNERLISIAYGQIGMIQALAGFFTYFVILAENGFLPSTLVGIRVNWDNKYNNDLEDSYGQQWTYEQRKIVEFTCHTAFFVSIVIVQWADLIICKTRRNSVFQQGMKNKILIFGLFEETALAAFLSYCPGMDVALRMYPLKPNWWFCAFPYSLLIFIYDEIRKLILRRSPGGWVERETYY comes from the exons GAAGGACGAGAGCAGTATGAGCTGGCTGCCACCTCGGAGCAGGGTGGTAAGAAGAAGGGAAAagggaagaagaaagaaaaggataTGGACGAACTGAAGAAGGAGGTGGACATG GATGATCACAGGCTGAACCTGGACGAGCTCCAGCGCAAATATGGAACAGACCTCAGCAAT GGTTTGAGTGGTGCGAAAGCTGCTGAGATTCTGGCCCGTGATGGGCCAAATGCCCTCACACCTCCTCCCACCACCCCTGAGTGGGTCAAATTCTGCAAACAG ATGTTTGGTGGTTTCTCCATGCTGCTGTGGACTGGAGCTGTCCTCTGTTTCCTGGCTTATGGTATCCAGGCTGCAATGGAAGACGAGCCTGCTAATGACAAT TTGTATTTAGGTGTTGTGCTGTCTGCTGTCGTCATCATCACTGGTTGCTTCTCCTACTATCAAGAGGCCAAGAGCTCCAAGATCATGGACTCCTTCAAGAACCTGGTCCCACAG CAAGCCCTGGTGGTTCGTGACGGTGAGAAGAAGAGCCTTAATGCTGAGGATGTGGTTGTCGGGGATCTGGTTGAGGTGAAAGGTGGAGACCGGATTCCTGCTGATCTCAGGATCATTTCTGCTCACGGCTGCAAG GTGGACAACTCCTCCCTGACTGGTGAATCAGAACCTCAGACTCGTACCCCTGACTTCTCCAACGAGAACCCACTGGAGACCCGGAACATTGCTTTCTTTTCCACCAACTGTGTTGAAGGTATGAGGGCAGGAATCTTCCAAGGACTTCAGAAACTCGTTGTTAAATTTCTTGCTTTGATTAAAATCAAACACTTAATCCCTGCAGGAACTGCTCGTGGTATCGTGATCAGCACTGGAGACCGTACAGTCATGGGCCGAATCGCCACGCTGGCTTCTGGACTGGAGGTTGGGCGCACTCCCATCTCCATTGAGATCGAGCACTTCATCCACATCATCACTGGTGTTGCCGTCTTCCTGggtgtttctttctttgtgctGTCCCTCATCCTCGGATACACCTGGCTGGAGGCTGTCATCTTCCTCATCGGTATCATCGTAGCCAACGTGCCAGAAGGTCTCCTGGCTACTGTCACC GTGTGTCTGACTCTGACTGCCAAGCGTATGGCCAAGAAGAACTGCCTGGTGAAGAATCTGGAAGCTGTTGAGACTCTGGgctccacctccaccatctgCTCGGACAAAACTGGCACCCTGACCCAGAACAGGATGACCGTGGCCCACATGTGGTTCGACAACCAGATCCACGAAGCTGACACCACGGAGAACCAGAGCGGCACCTCGTTCGACAGGAGTTCGGCCACCTGGGCGGCTCTGGCCAGGGTCGCCGGACTCTGCAACCGAGCCGTCTTCCTGGCTGAGCAGAGCAACATTCCTATTTTGAAG CGAGATGTGGCTGGTGATGCTTCGGAGTCTGCTTTGTTGAAATGCATCGAGCTTTGCTGTGGATCGGTGGCGGAAATGAGAAAGAAGACCCCCAAAATTTCTGAGATCCCATTTAACTCCACCAACAAGTACCAG CTCTCCATTCACAAGAACCCTGGACCTGACGCAGAATCAAAGCACCTGCTAGTGATGAAAGGAGCCCCAGAGAGAATTTTGGACCGCTGCGCCACCATCCTGATCCAGGGCAAAGAGCAGCCTCTGGACGATGAAATGAAAGATGCTTTTCAGAACGCCTACCTGGAACTAGGAGGTCTAGGGGAGAGGGTGCTCGGTTTCTGTCATTTCAGCCTGCCTGATGAGCAGTTCCCAGATGACTTTGCTTTTAACACTGAGGAAGTGAACTTCCCCATCGAGAACCTGTGCTTTGTTGGCCTCATATCTATGATCGATCCTCCTCGTGCTGCCGTGCCTGACGCTGTGGGTAAATGTAGGAGTGCAGGAATCAAG GTTATAATGGTAACAGGTGATCATCCAATCACAGCCAAGGCTATCGCTAAAGGAGTGGGTATTATCTCTGAAGGCAACGAGACCGTTGAGGACATTGCTGCACGTTTAAATATTCCGATCAATGAAGTTAATCCAAG GGATGCCAAGGCTTGCGTTGTACATGGTGGCGACCTGAAGGATCTGTCCCCAGAGCAGCTTGATGACATCTTAAAGTACCACACAGAAATAGTTTTTGCCAGGACCTCCCCGCAGCAGAAACTCATCATTGTCGAGGGCTGTCAGAGACAG GGAGCCATTGTGGCCGTGACGGGTGACGGTGTAAACGACTCTCCAGCTTTGAAGAAAGCTGACATCGGTGTTGCCATGGGTATCGCTGGGTCCGACGTCTCCAAGCAGGCGGCTGACATGATCCTGCTAGACGACAACTTTGCCTCCATTGTTACCGGAGTtgaagaag GTCGTCTGATTTTTGACAACCTGAAGAAATCCATCGCCTACACTCTGACCAGTAACATTCCTGAGATCACCCCGTTCCTCTTCTTCATCATCGCCAACATCCCTCTGCCTCTAGGAACCGTCACCATCCTCTGTATCGATCTGGGAACTGACATG GTTCCTGCCATCTCCCTGGCTTACGAAGCAGCCGAGAGCGACATCATGAAGAGACAGCCCCGAAACccaaaaacagacaaactggTGAACGAGAGACTCATCAGCATCGCATACGGGCAAATCG GAATGATCCAGGCACTGGCGGGCTTCTTCACTTACTTTGTGATCTTAGCTGAAAACGGCTTCCTGCCTTCCACTCTGGTCGGAATACGGGTAAACTGGGATAATAAGTACAACAATGACCTGGAGGACAGCTATGGACAGCAGTGG ACTTACGAGCAGAGAAAGATTGTGGAGTTCACCTGCCACACTGCATTCTTTGTCAGCATTGTCATCGTACAGTGGGCTGATCTGATTATCTGCAagaccaggaggaattctgtctTCCAGCAGGGCATGAA AAATAAGATCCTGATCTTTGGACTGTTTGAGGAGACTGCCCTTGCTGCCTTCCTCTCCTACTGCCCAGGCATGGACGTTGCTCTTAGAATGTATCCTCTCAA ACCCAACTGGTGGTTCTGCGCCTTCCCGTACTCCCTGCTCATCTTTATCTATGATGAAATCCGTAAACTGATCCTCAGACGCAGCCCAGGAG GCTGGGTGGAACGGGAGACCTACTATTGA